Proteins encoded by one window of Candidatus Finniella inopinata:
- a CDS encoding anion permease — translation MSTRLLKLALLVIIGWGLSFLPVPQGVDIKGWHLFSIFVPTILGLVLKPLPMGPVALLGLSAATLTNTLDMGKEALDGFSSPVIWLIVFVFFIARGFIKTGLGNRIAYLFVRLLGRRTLGLGYGMMLTELVIAPVIPSNAARAGGVMFPILKSISESMGSSPEMGTERKMGSYLTQVCFQGNLITSAMFLTAMAANPMAQALAAKQGVTITWANWALAACVPGILSVLLIPLVLYFIYPPEVKVLPNAIEMAKGKLKAMGPMNHSEWTMLGVFSFMLFLWIYGDHWHISACTTALFGLCLLFVTGILEWKDVLAEHEAWHTLVWMAILVMMSAYLEKFGFIDWFSQIIGAAVSGWHWLYAFLTLSLVYFYSHYFFAGNTAHVSSMYAAFLVVAIGTGAPPLLAALVLGFFSSLFSSMTHYGTSAAVVLYATGYVPIGAWWGVGFIISIVNLIIWLGCGGLWWKFLGIW, via the coding sequence ATGAGTACCCGTTTATTAAAATTAGCCCTTCTGGTCATTATTGGCTGGGGCCTCAGTTTTTTGCCTGTTCCGCAAGGGGTCGATATTAAAGGCTGGCACTTGTTCAGCATTTTTGTCCCCACCATCCTTGGGCTAGTCTTGAAACCACTCCCTATGGGCCCCGTAGCCCTGTTGGGACTTTCAGCCGCCACATTAACGAACACCCTTGATATGGGAAAAGAAGCTTTAGATGGTTTTTCTTCACCCGTTATTTGGCTGATCGTTTTTGTTTTCTTTATAGCCCGTGGATTCATTAAAACGGGTCTGGGGAATCGCATCGCCTATTTATTCGTTCGACTGTTGGGCCGTCGCACCTTAGGCCTGGGTTATGGCATGATGTTAACAGAGTTGGTCATTGCCCCCGTTATCCCAAGTAATGCCGCCCGGGCCGGGGGCGTTATGTTCCCCATTTTAAAATCAATCTCAGAATCCATGGGAAGCAGCCCGGAAATGGGAACTGAACGAAAGATGGGCAGTTATCTGACCCAAGTCTGTTTCCAAGGGAACCTTATCACCAGTGCCATGTTTTTGACGGCAATGGCTGCCAACCCAATGGCACAGGCCTTGGCTGCCAAACAGGGTGTCACCATCACCTGGGCCAACTGGGCCCTTGCAGCCTGTGTCCCCGGGATTTTGAGTGTGCTGTTAATCCCGCTGGTTTTATACTTTATCTATCCACCAGAGGTAAAAGTATTGCCAAATGCTATTGAAATGGCAAAGGGTAAATTGAAAGCCATGGGACCGATGAATCATTCCGAATGGACGATGCTAGGTGTTTTTTCTTTTATGTTATTTCTGTGGATTTATGGTGACCATTGGCATATCAGTGCCTGTACAACAGCCCTTTTTGGGCTGTGCCTATTGTTTGTCACAGGCATTTTGGAATGGAAAGATGTTTTAGCCGAACACGAGGCCTGGCATACGTTAGTCTGGATGGCGATTTTGGTTATGATGTCCGCCTATCTGGAGAAATTTGGATTTATTGATTGGTTCAGTCAGATTATTGGGGCCGCTGTCAGCGGCTGGCACTGGTTGTATGCCTTTTTGACCTTAAGCCTTGTATATTTTTATTCGCACTATTTCTTTGCTGGCAACACAGCCCATGTCAGTTCCATGTACGCAGCATTTTTGGTAGTCGCCATCGGAACGGGGGCTCCTCCTTTACTAGCCGCCTTAGTGTTAGGCTTCTTTAGCAGCCTGTTTTCCAGCATGACGCATTATGGAACGTCGGCCGCCGTTGTTTTGTATGCAACCGGTTATGTTCCAATAGGGGCCTGGTGGGGCGTTGGATTCATCATCAGCATCGTTAACCTGATCATCTGGTTGGGTTGTGGTGGACTGTGGTGGAAGTTCTTGGGGATTTGGTGA
- a CDS encoding competence/damage-inducible protein A — MITAAILVIGNEILSGRTKDTNINFIAQRLSDLGIDLLEVRIVPDDEHQIIEAVNALRASYTYVFTTGGIGATHDDITAATIAKAFQVDLIENPMALAILKDYYQERFNNIRRRMALMPRGASLVDNPVSKAPAFQMENVFCLAGMPSVMQGMFEALTPQLETAEPFYQNIVTCNLAEGVIGQRLTEIQTEYPTVNIGSYPFYQLPNVGVNLVVRGKDKKAISNATDAIIGMVKDFGGAISQEA, encoded by the coding sequence ATGATAACAGCAGCAATTCTAGTTATTGGTAACGAGATTCTTTCAGGTCGCACCAAAGATACGAACATTAACTTCATCGCCCAGCGATTGAGTGATCTAGGAATTGACTTGTTAGAAGTTCGCATCGTTCCAGACGATGAACATCAAATTATTGAGGCTGTAAATGCCCTGCGCGCCTCTTACACATATGTATTTACAACCGGCGGAATTGGGGCAACGCACGATGACATCACAGCAGCCACCATCGCTAAAGCCTTTCAGGTTGACTTAATCGAAAACCCCATGGCCCTGGCCATTCTTAAAGACTATTACCAAGAACGCTTTAATAATATACGTCGCCGAATGGCATTAATGCCCAGGGGAGCTAGTCTAGTTGATAATCCGGTCAGTAAAGCCCCTGCCTTTCAAATGGAAAATGTTTTCTGTTTGGCAGGCATGCCCTCGGTCATGCAGGGAATGTTTGAGGCATTGACTCCGCAATTAGAAACAGCGGAACCTTTTTACCAAAATATTGTAACTTGTAATTTGGCCGAAGGCGTTATTGGCCAACGACTTACAGAAATCCAAACGGAATACCCGACCGTGAACATTGGCAGCTACCCCTTTTACCAATTGCCCAACGTGGGTGTTAATTTGGTCGTTCGAGGTAAAGACAAAAAAGCTATTTCTAATGCGACTGATGCGATCATCGGAATGGTTAAAGACTTTGGCGGTGCGATTAGCCAAGAGGCTTAG
- a CDS encoding cold-shock protein, translated as MVTGTVKWFNQSKGYGFIQPDRGGEDAFVHITTVRKSGFDTLQQGQKINYESKDNHGRSAAINLQ; from the coding sequence ATGGTAACAGGTACAGTTAAGTGGTTTAACCAATCCAAAGGATATGGTTTTATCCAACCTGATAGAGGTGGTGAGGATGCTTTCGTTCATATTACGACTGTTCGAAAGTCAGGCTTTGATACATTACAGCAAGGGCAAAAGATTAACTATGAGTCGAAAGACAATCATGGAAGATCTGCGGCTATAAATCTGCAGTAA
- the atpH gene encoding ATP synthase F1 subunit delta has product MDKNLLKILMTSVSGRYARALFACAQQNGIVERLSSDLKALNLFHKQNRRLWLELSSKVLAPHQTTLLWQQVSERLNLHHILMNFIFLLGKSNRLDIWPSFVQCYQFLTATNQDKSQVVVYTPTELPAADQRQLISNLKKLWPVELVLTYIVSPHLKMGMMIESNNLRLDMTLDAQLSALHKTLPINSTK; this is encoded by the coding sequence ATGGATAAAAATCTCTTAAAAATCTTGATGACTTCTGTCTCTGGCAGGTACGCGCGCGCTTTATTTGCCTGCGCTCAACAAAATGGCATTGTTGAAAGACTGTCCAGTGATCTTAAGGCTTTGAATTTGTTCCACAAACAGAACCGCCGACTTTGGTTGGAATTGTCCAGCAAGGTTCTAGCCCCTCATCAAACAACACTTCTTTGGCAACAAGTCAGTGAACGCCTGAATTTGCATCACATCTTAATGAACTTTATTTTTCTTTTAGGCAAATCAAATCGACTAGACATCTGGCCTTCTTTTGTGCAGTGCTATCAGTTTCTTACTGCTACAAATCAAGATAAGTCTCAGGTGGTTGTTTATACGCCAACAGAACTCCCCGCCGCTGACCAAAGGCAGCTAATAAGTAATCTCAAAAAATTGTGGCCGGTCGAGTTGGTCTTAACGTATATTGTATCTCCTCATTTGAAAATGGGGATGATGATTGAATCAAACAACCTACGTTTGGACATGACTTTAGATGCTCAGCTGTCAGCACTGCATAAAACTTTACCCATAAACTCTACTAAATAG